CCGACCTGCCGCGGACCGCCCACCAGCACCATTTTCTTGGTCAGATCGCGTGCGATGAACGGCGTGAGGTAGCGCATGTGGCTATATTGCCCCGCAGGGTATTTTGGTCAAGTCTAAATTTTCCTGCAGGGAAATATGGCCAGGCCTCTGATCGTCAGGTCTGTTGTCTCTGGGTGATTGCGCTTTTCATAGGCATTGACGTAAGAGAGGCGCATCGCCAAGAGAGTTGTCCGACAAACGACGAAAGGAGATCGTTATGGCTCATCAACCGAAAGCGGCGCCGTTGGCGCTGGGGAGTGTCGCGCCGGGCTGGACGTTGTCCGCGACCGACGGGCGCGAATATGCGCTGCCGCGTGACCACGGGGCGAAGGGCACCGTAGTGTTTTTCACCTGTAACCACTGCCCGTACGTGAAGGCCTACGACGCGCGCATCAATGCACTCGCGAAGGAATTCGCGCCCAAAGGTATTGCGTTCTTCGGGATCAACGCGAACGATGTGGAGGCGTATCCGGATGACAGCTTTGCCAAGATGCAGGAAAAAAGCCGCGCGCAGGCGCTGCCTTACACATATCTGCGCGACGACACGCAGCAGGCCGCACTCGATTACGGCGCCGGCTGCACGCCGGAATTTTTCTGCTTCAACGCGCAACTCCGTCTGGTCTACACCGGCCGGCTCGACGACAACATGGAAGAGCCGAAGCAAGTCCAACACCCGTATCTGCGCGACGCGATCACGGCCGTGCTGGCCGGCACGACGCCGCCGACGCAACAGTCGCACGCGATCGGCTGCTCGGTGAAGTGGAAGGGGTAGTGTGCAGCCTTAATAGGTAAGCGGCGTCATCCTGAGCCTCCGCCAAAGGCGGACCCGCCTCCGGCGGGGGCAGAGGCGAAGGATCCAGTTGATTCCACTGGATCCTTCGTCGCACTCAGGATGACGTCTTTTTGCGTGTTTATTTCCTAGTCCGGAGCGACAAACGGAAGTGGCCGCCGGTGCATGCGACGTGTGTGGGCGTGTCCGGCGGGAGGAGAATTGCCAGCTCTTCTAAGAGTCCCCGCGTTCGTTCCAAGGCGTCGCGATCGGAGACGCACGGACCGGAGAGTTCATACGTCATGTCGCCGTTCCATCCGCTCGCGTTGACTTCGCCG
This is a stretch of genomic DNA from Deltaproteobacteria bacterium. It encodes these proteins:
- a CDS encoding thioredoxin family protein is translated as MAHQPKAAPLALGSVAPGWTLSATDGREYALPRDHGAKGTVVFFTCNHCPYVKAYDARINALAKEFAPKGIAFFGINANDVEAYPDDSFAKMQEKSRAQALPYTYLRDDTQQAALDYGAGCTPEFFCFNAQLRLVYTGRLDDNMEEPKQVQHPYLRDAITAVLAGTTPPTQQSHAIGCSVKWKG